A region of the Flavobacteriaceae bacterium MAR_2010_188 genome:
AATTGCTGCATTAAAAAAGGAAAAAGCTATTTCTATAGGAAACCTTATAGGTTCTAATATCTTTAATATCGCGTCTGTCCTCGGATTAACGGCGGTGATAAGTCCTATAACAATCAATCCAAACACGCCAGAGATTCTTTCTACCAATATTTTTTGGATGATCGGTTTTGCGGGAGTGCTTATCCCGCTCATCTTGATCGGTACAAAATATAGGATTGGCTGGAGAAAAGGTTTGTTTCTATTTGGCGCTTATGTCGTTTTCTTATTCTTAACTATTTCGTAAAAAAAAGGCCTTCGAATTTTTCGAAGGCACTTTTCACAATTTTAAAATTTAAAAACTAGTTCAGGTTGGCTGACTTAACTGTCTTAACAATTCTTCCTGCTATTTTGTATGGATCGCCGTTAGATGCTGGTCTTCTATCTTCTAACCATCCTTTCCAGCCTTTTTCGACTGTAATGATCGGAATTCTTATAGAAGCACCACGGTCAGAAACGCCATAGCTAAAATCGTGGATAGAAGCTGTTTCATGTTTACCAGTTAGTCGCTGATCATTAAATTCGCCATAAACAGCAATGTGCTCTTTAGTCAATGGTCTAAAAGCCTCACATATTTTCTCATAAACATCTCTAGAACCGGCAGTTCTTAAGGTAGTATTAGAGAAGTTTGCGTGCATCCCGGAACCATTCCAGTCACCTTTAATAGGTTTAGGGTGATATTCGATATAGTATCCGTATTTTTCGGTAAGACGATCTAATAGATAACGAGCTACCCAAATTTCATCTCCAGCTTTTTTTGCACCTTTAGCAAACAGTTGAAATTCCCATTGTCCACTTGCAACTTCCTGATTGATTCCTTCAAAGTTTAGGCCCGCATCGAGGCAGAGATTTGCATGTTCTTCAACGAACGGTCTACCATGGGTATTTTTTCCACCTACGGAACAGTAGTAAAGTCCTTGTGGTCCTGGATAACCACCAACAGGGAAACCTAAAGGTAATTGGGTATTTCTGTCCATTATAAAGTATTCTTGTTCGAATCCGAACCAGAAATCATTATCCTCATCGTCAATTTTCGCTCTAGAATTCGATTCGTGTGCGCTGCCATCTGGATTCAAAACTTCGGTCATTACTAAATACCCGTCCCGTCTTGCCGGATCAGGATAAATAGCTACTGGTTTTAAAAGGCAATCAGATGAGCCGCCTTCTGCCTGTCTAGTGGAACTTCCATCGAATGACCAAATTGGGCAATCTGCCAATTTTCCGCTGAAGTTATCTTCAACTTTTGTCTTACTCCTTAAGTTCGCAGTCGGCTCATAACCATCGAGCCAGATGTACTCCAATTTAGATTTACTCATAACAGATTAGTGTATTTATTGAACACTACAATATTATCAATTTTGTATGTTGGTTCAAAAAAAAGAGGGTTAAAATAGTATAGTTGGTGCTAATTTTTATTAACACCCCAAATTTGGCAGGGTTTTAACTGGATTCAAATTCATTTTTGATAAATTTACCCCTAAATAATTATAAATATGTCAAAACTCAGATTTCACGCAGTGTTTGAAACACTAAACCGCAAACCAGTAAATATCGAAGAAAAAGAACGCCGCTCCGTCAGTTTTGGTGCAAACGTGTTTAACGAGAATACTATGCGGCAGTTTTTGACTAAAGAAGCTTTGCAAAGCATTATGGATGCTATAAATAAAGGTTCTAAAATAGATAGGATTGTAGCCGATCATATTTCTACCGGAATGAAAGAATGGGCCATCTCTAAAGGCGCAACTCATTACACTCACTGGTTTCAGCCTCTAACTGGTGCTACTGCAGAAAAGCATGATGCGTTTTTTGAGCCAATCGGCGGTGGACAGGCAATAGAAAAATTTGGAGGTTCTCAACTAGTTCAACAAGAACCAGATGCATCCAGTTTTCCTAACGGAGGGATTAGAAATACCTTTGAAGCTCGGGGTTATACGGCATGGGACCCCACTTCGCCAGCATTTATTTACGGAACGACCTTATGTATACCGACGGTTTTTGTGTCTTACACTGGCGAGGCTTTAGATTATAAAACACCTCTATTAAGAGCATTGCAAGCTGTAGATAATGCAGCGGTCGATGTTTGTAAATATTTTGATAAAAATGTAAAAAAAGTAAATGCGTCACTAGGATGGGAGCAAGAATACTTTTTAATAGATAGTGCCTTGGCAACGTCACGTCCAGATATTGTTCTTACAGGAAGAACTCTTCTTGGTCATGCGCCGGCAAAAGGTCAACAATTAGACGATCATTATTTTGGTACTATCCCGAATAGAGCGATGTCCTTTATGCGTGATTTGGAGCAAGAATGTATGTTGCTGGGTATTCCTGTTAAAACACGTCATAACGAAGTAGCGCCAAACCAATTTGAACTTGCTCCGATTTACGACGAAGCAAATCTCGCGGTCGATCATAATTCACTTTTGATGGACTTAATGGAAAAGGTGGGTCAGCGTCATAATTTTAAAGTTTTGCTACACGAGAAGCCTTTTGCGGGAGTTAACGGATCAGGAAAGCATAATAACTGGAGTTTGGGTACGGATACCGGTGTTAATCTTTTGAGTCCTGGTAAAACGCCGATGAGAAATCTTCAATTTTTGACGTTTTTTATTAACACCATTATGGCGGTTAAGGAGAACGAAGAACTTTTACGTGCGGCGATTGCCTCTGCGAGTAATGACCATAGACTTGGGGCAAACGAAGCACCTCCGGCAATAATTTCTGTATTTATTGGTGAGCAACTTACCAATGTCCTTAATGAATTGAAGAAGGTAACCACCGGCAAATTATCCCCGCAAGAAAAAACCGATTTAAAATTGAATGTCGTCGGTAAGATTCCAGAGATATTACTGGATAATACCGATAGAAACAGAACTTCTCCTTTCGCCTTCACCGGAAACAAATTCGAATTTAGAGCGGTTGGATCTAAAGCAAATTGCGCAAATCCAATGACGGTCTTAAACGCTATTGTTGCGAGCCAACTTATTTTATTCAAAAAAGAGGTGGATGAGCTAATCGATAAGAAGGATATGAAGAAAGATGATGCCATCTTCAATGTGCTTCGAGAATACATTAAAAAGTCCAAGAACATTTTGTTTGAAGGAAATGGATATAGTGATGAATGGGAAAAGGAAGCTAAGAAACGTGGACTAAGTAACAACAAAACTACACCAGAGGCTTTAAAGGCGAAGATTTCAAAAAAATCTTTAAAATTGTTTGAAGACCTTAATATCATGAACAAGATCGAGTCTGAATCTCGATACGAAATTGAAATGGAAGAATACGCCCTGCGTATCCAAATTGAAGGTCGGGTCCTTGGTGACATCGCAAGAAACCATGTAATACCGACCGCGATTAAATATCAAAATATCCTTTTAAAGAATGTAAAAGGTTTAAAAGATGTTTATGGGAAAGATTTTAAGAAGCATGCAAAAGAGCAATTATCTCTTATTGAAGAAATTTCTACCCATATTTCTGCAATCAATTCTAAGGTTACTGAAATGACAGAAGCGAGAAAGCAAGCCAATGCCATTGAAGATTTCGTTAAAAAAGCTGAGGCGTATTGTACAGAAGTAAAAATAATGTTCGAGGATATAAGATATCATTGTGATAAATTAGAAATTCTTATTGACGATGAGCTTTGGCCTCTTACAAAATATAGGGAAATGCTATTTACCAGATAATTAGTTAATTTTTTAGGTCTTTAATCCATCTAATTATACTAGTTGTCGAAAACTTGTTTAATAGCTAATAATCAATCGCTTATTTACTTAAATTTAGAATGCTATTAATCAGTTTTCCCCGAAAAGCTTTATCGTGATAAATCGCATTAAAACTTTTCAAGAAAAGACAAGCTACTTTTTGTAGCTTGTCTTTCTCTTTTGCACCCATTACTGCCGTGCATTTGTTATTTTTGAAAACTAAACCAAACCTATGACTTCGGAAAATAGCGAACGCTATGCGCAAAGAGGTGTTTCTGCCTCTAAGGAAGACGTTCACCAAGCAATTTCAAAGATTGATAAAGGTCTTTTTCCTAAAGCTTTTTGTAAAATCGTACCAGATTACCTAACCAATGATAAGGAATATTGCCTCATCATGCACGCCGATGGAGCGGGGACCAAAAGTTCCTTAGCCTATATGTATTGGAAGGAAACAGGAGATATTTCAGTTTGGAAAGGCATAGCACAAGATGCATTGATTATGAATATAGACGATCTTATTTGTGTCGGAGCAACCGATCATATTATGCTTTCCTCTACCATTGGTCGTAACAAAAACTTTATTCCCGGAGAAATTATTAGTGCCCTTATTAATGGGACGGAAGAGTTGATAAGTGATTTAAAGAAATTCGGAGTAAATATTTATTCTACCGGAGGGGAGACAGCCGATGTCGGTGATTTGGTAAGAACGATTATAGTAGATTCTACCGTGACCGCTAGAATGAAAAGATCTGATGTTATAGATAATTCAAACATAATAGCTGGGGATGTTATTGTTGGTTTAGCCTCATCTGGACAGGCGATCTACGAGAAAGACTATAATGGAGGAATGGGAAGCAACGGATTAACTTCCGCAAGGCACGATGTTTTTGGTAAATATTTAGCTGAAAAATTCCCGGAAAGTTATGATCATTCCGTACCTGAAGATTTGGTTTATTCCGGAAGTAAAAAGCTTCAGGATAAAATTGAAAATTCTCCGATTGATGCAGGTAAATTGGTGTTGTCACCAACAAGGACTTACGCACCGATTATTAAAAAGATTTTTTCTGAAATCGCACGAAATAAAATCCACGGCATTGTGCACTGCAGTGGTGGGGCACAAACTAAAATTCTTCACTTTATAGATCATTTACACATCATTAAAGATAACTTATTCGATGTGCCGCCACTTTTCAAATTAATCCAAGAGGAATCAAAAACCGATTGGAAAGAAATGTATAAAGTCTTTAACTGTGGTCACAGAATGGAACTTTACGTTGATGAATCTATCGCTCAAGAAATTATAGAAATTTCGAAAAGTTTCAAGGTCGATGCTCAGATTATTGGTAGGGTAGAAGCTTCAGATGCTAAGCGACTATCAATTAATAGTGAATTTGGTGAGTTCGAATATTAGGAATTTTATAATTCCATCATCACAATTTTACATATCCATAATCTTCTAGCGACTCAAAAGATTCCATCAAAATCGTGCAATTATTTTTGATAAGATAAAATTTATCTGCAACGGTTTCGATGTGTCGGTACATATGGTCGGTAAGTATAATCACCTTTTCATCTTTTTGCTGATGCATAATCTTTATGATTTGATCAAAATGTAAAGGTGAAAGATGAGAAAAAGGTTCATCCAACAACATAATTTTATAGTCTCCTTTTAAAATTAAGTAGGTTTCAATAAGTCTTCTTTCTCCGCCGGATAAATCTTTAATCCCCGAATTGTGATACTTACCAAATTCTGGAAACTCCATGGTAAATTCTTCCCATTTCACCTTATAAAGCTTAAAAATTTGAGGTATACTAACTGAATTAGGGAGGTAATTTTGTTGAGGAAGATAACCGGCTAATCCAGTTTTGTATAATTGCTTCAATATAGGTTTCGCGTCAACTTTTACGAGTCCATATTTTGGCTTTAAATCTCCAAATATAATCCTCAAAAGCGAGCTCTTGCCACATCCGTTTCTACCTAAAATCCCGGTAATGCTTCCGGTTTCTGCCTTCAGATAAATGCCTCCCAATACTTTTTTCTCTTTAAAGTAAAGTTCAACATTATCGATTTCTAAAATCATATAAACTCTTTAACGAGCATAAGATAAGCAATCATCATTAAGGCGTCAATAGCATAAAGTGAGCTGAAAAGCTGTAAAGGCGAAATACCGAGATTTTTGTAGAAAATTAATTTCCGTCTTCCATGGGTTTCAGAAAGTAGATACCAAACAAAAACAGTTAGTATTAATTTTACCAGCAGAGCGGCAAAGATATTGGGATTAAAAAAGGTGAGAAAGATATTCACACCAAAAGACCACATAATTAATGGCTTGTAAAACAGTATAATGGCACCAAATCTTTGCATACTATTGTTAACGTTTTATTTTCTGCTTCAGTATAAAGCAATTCGAGTTCTTTAAGAAAAAAATGCCTCTATAATCTTAAATCTCGATTCCTCATTCTAGAAAACATATCGTATTTTTGCAGCCAATTTTAATTGATTTATGTTAGATAAATTAAATTTCATTAAGCAGCGTTTTGATGAGGTTAGCGATCTTATTATTCAACCAGCTATTATTTCTGATCAGAAACGTTATGTTTCACTGACAAAAGAATACAGCGACCTCAAGGACATCATAGAAAAGCGTACGGAATATAAGCGTCTTGTAGACAGAATTGAAGAAGCAGAAGAAATAATCGATGCTGGAGAAGATGCAGAAATGGTCGAAATGGCTAAAATGCAATACGAAGAAGCCAAGGACGAACTTCCTAAGTTGGAAGATGAGATAAGATTTATGTTGATTCCTAAAGACCCAGAAGATTCTAAGAATGCGGTGATGGAATTGCGTGCCGGTACCGGTGGAGACGAAGCGAGTATTTTTGCTGGTGACCTATATAGAATGTACACTAAATATTGCGAAAGTAAAGGCTGGAGCGTTAGTACGGTAGATTTAAGTGAAGGAACCAACGGTGGATTTAAAGAGATAATTTTTGAAGTTAATGGTAAGGATGTTTACGGAACCTTAAAGTTTGAAGCTGGCGTTCATCGTGTACAACGTGTGCCACAGACTGAAACCCAAGGCAGGGTACATACGTCTGCTGCGACGGTTATTGTTCTTCCAGAAGCTGAAGAATTTGACCTAGAATTAGACATGTCCGAAGTTAGGATTGAAAGAACTACTTCGACTGGTCCTGGTGGTCAGAGTGTCAACACTACCTATTCTGCTATAAAATTGCATCACGAACCGACCGGAATGATAGTAAGTTGCCAAGATCAAAAATCTTCCCATAAAAACTTAGAAAAAGCTTTAGGAGTTTTAAGGTCTAGATTATACGAAATAGAGCTTAACAAAAAGCTAGAAGCCGACTCGCAGAAACGTAAAAGTATGGTGAGTTCTGGTGATAGATCAGCCAAGATTAGAACCTACAATTATCCGCAGGGGAGGGTTACTGATCATCGGATTGGACTAACGCTTTACGATTTGCAGAATATAATAAATGGGGATATCCAAAAGATTATCGACGAATTAATGTTGGTAGAAAACACAGAGAAGCTCAAAGCTTCAGATGAAGTTCTATAGATTTCAATAAAAATTAGTATCTAAAATGACGATTGCGAAACTGGTTGAAGAAATTAAAGAAAAGCAATCATTTTTATGCATCGGACTTGATGTAGACTTAGACAAGATTCCCGTTCATCTTTTAGGATTACAAGACCCAATATTTGAATTCAATAAAGCGATAATCGATGCTACGCATAAGCTTTGCGTTGCCTATAAACCAAACATCGCATTTTATGAAGCGTATGGTTTAAAAGGTTGGGCCTCTCTTCAAAAAACTATTGATTATTTAAATCAAAATCATCCCAAAATCTTTACCATTGCTGATGCAAAAAGAGGCGATATCGGCAATACTGGGACGCGCTATGCCAAGGCGTTCTTAGAAGATCTAGATTTTGACAGCATTACTGTCGCGCCGTATATGGGACGCGATTCTGTTGAGCCTTTTTTGGAATACCAGGCTAAATTTGCAATCCTTCTAGCCCTTACTTCAAACGAAGGAGCATTCGACTTTCAAACTAAAAATAATGGCGGAGAAGAACTGTACAAACAAGTTCTAAAAACCTCGATCAACTACAAAAATTCTGAAAGATTGATGTACGTTGTTGGTGCGACAAAGGCAGAATACTTTAAGGAAATAAGGAAAATTGTTCCTGATAGCTTCTTATTGGTTCCCGGAGTTGGTGCGCAAGGCGGAAGTCTTCAAGATGTGTGCAAATTTGGAATGACTGAGAACATCGGTCTATTGGTAAATTCTTCAAGAGGAATTATATACGCTTCAAATGGGGGTGATTTTGCTGAAAAGGCGAAGGAAAAAGCAGAAGAATTGCAATTGGAAATGAAGCAAGAGTTATTGAGTTATTCGAAATAAAAATGAGCATTAGATAATTTTAAATCTGTAGAAATTAAAATGAAAGGACTTCGAATTACATCTTTGATTTTTTTCATTTTAAGTCAATTGAGTTTAACTTTAATTCCGTTTTTTAATGACCAATCGGCTGAATTCGATTTTCCTTACATTCTCATAATTTGGGGAATAGGACTTGTCAATGTAACCTTAAATTTTTATTACGCAATAAAATTAAAGCTAAGGAGCTGGATTTTCATTTTACTTCTGATTAGTTCTTTTGCATGGTTTTTCCTGCCCTTTTTCTATACGTATTTTGGAATTCCATTCTATGCATTATATTTTATAATTGTACTTTATATGCACTGGGCTTTTAATCGCCGTGGGGGAGCATAAATAATTTAAAAAAGTTGCCAATGATTATAAATCTTACCTCTAAGTAATTTAATTCGAAGTTATGATGTTTTACGCCCTAC
Encoded here:
- a CDS encoding peptide chain release factor 1 yields the protein MLDKLNFIKQRFDEVSDLIIQPAIISDQKRYVSLTKEYSDLKDIIEKRTEYKRLVDRIEEAEEIIDAGEDAEMVEMAKMQYEEAKDELPKLEDEIRFMLIPKDPEDSKNAVMELRAGTGGDEASIFAGDLYRMYTKYCESKGWSVSTVDLSEGTNGGFKEIIFEVNGKDVYGTLKFEAGVHRVQRVPQTETQGRVHTSAATVIVLPEAEEFDLELDMSEVRIERTTSTGPGGQSVNTTYSAIKLHHEPTGMIVSCQDQKSSHKNLEKALGVLRSRLYEIELNKKLEADSQKRKSMVSSGDRSAKIRTYNYPQGRVTDHRIGLTLYDLQNIINGDIQKIIDELMLVENTEKLKASDEVL
- a CDS encoding ABC-type cobalamin/Fe3+-siderophores transport system, ATPase component: MILEIDNVELYFKEKKVLGGIYLKAETGSITGILGRNGCGKSSLLRIIFGDLKPKYGLVKVDAKPILKQLYKTGLAGYLPQQNYLPNSVSIPQIFKLYKVKWEEFTMEFPEFGKYHNSGIKDLSGGERRLIETYLILKGDYKIMLLDEPFSHLSPLHFDQIIKIMHQQKDEKVIILTDHMYRHIETVADKFYLIKNNCTILMESFESLEDYGYVKL
- a CDS encoding glutamine synthetase, translating into MSKLRFHAVFETLNRKPVNIEEKERRSVSFGANVFNENTMRQFLTKEALQSIMDAINKGSKIDRIVADHISTGMKEWAISKGATHYTHWFQPLTGATAEKHDAFFEPIGGGQAIEKFGGSQLVQQEPDASSFPNGGIRNTFEARGYTAWDPTSPAFIYGTTLCIPTVFVSYTGEALDYKTPLLRALQAVDNAAVDVCKYFDKNVKKVNASLGWEQEYFLIDSALATSRPDIVLTGRTLLGHAPAKGQQLDDHYFGTIPNRAMSFMRDLEQECMLLGIPVKTRHNEVAPNQFELAPIYDEANLAVDHNSLLMDLMEKVGQRHNFKVLLHEKPFAGVNGSGKHNNWSLGTDTGVNLLSPGKTPMRNLQFLTFFINTIMAVKENEELLRAAIASASNDHRLGANEAPPAIISVFIGEQLTNVLNELKKVTTGKLSPQEKTDLKLNVVGKIPEILLDNTDRNRTSPFAFTGNKFEFRAVGSKANCANPMTVLNAIVASQLILFKKEVDELIDKKDMKKDDAIFNVLREYIKKSKNILFEGNGYSDEWEKEAKKRGLSNNKTTPEALKAKISKKSLKLFEDLNIMNKIESESRYEIEMEEYALRIQIEGRVLGDIARNHVIPTAIKYQNILLKNVKGLKDVYGKDFKKHAKEQLSLIEEISTHISAINSKVTEMTEARKQANAIEDFVKKAEAYCTEVKIMFEDIRYHCDKLEILIDDELWPLTKYREMLFTR
- a CDS encoding phosphoribosylformylglycinamidine cyclo-ligase produces the protein MTSENSERYAQRGVSASKEDVHQAISKIDKGLFPKAFCKIVPDYLTNDKEYCLIMHADGAGTKSSLAYMYWKETGDISVWKGIAQDALIMNIDDLICVGATDHIMLSSTIGRNKNFIPGEIISALINGTEELISDLKKFGVNIYSTGGETADVGDLVRTIIVDSTVTARMKRSDVIDNSNIIAGDVIVGLASSGQAIYEKDYNGGMGSNGLTSARHDVFGKYLAEKFPESYDHSVPEDLVYSGSKKLQDKIENSPIDAGKLVLSPTRTYAPIIKKIFSEIARNKIHGIVHCSGGAQTKILHFIDHLHIIKDNLFDVPPLFKLIQEESKTDWKEMYKVFNCGHRMELYVDESIAQEIIEISKSFKVDAQIIGRVEASDAKRLSINSEFGEFEY
- a CDS encoding glutamine synthetase; amino-acid sequence: MSKSKLEYIWLDGYEPTANLRSKTKVEDNFSGKLADCPIWSFDGSSTRQAEGGSSDCLLKPVAIYPDPARRDGYLVMTEVLNPDGSAHESNSRAKIDDEDNDFWFGFEQEYFIMDRNTQLPLGFPVGGYPGPQGLYYCSVGGKNTHGRPFVEEHANLCLDAGLNFEGINQEVASGQWEFQLFAKGAKKAGDEIWVARYLLDRLTEKYGYYIEYHPKPIKGDWNGSGMHANFSNTTLRTAGSRDVYEKICEAFRPLTKEHIAVYGEFNDQRLTGKHETASIHDFSYGVSDRGASIRIPIITVEKGWKGWLEDRRPASNGDPYKIAGRIVKTVKSANLN
- a CDS encoding orotidine-5'-phosphate decarboxylase, producing the protein MTIAKLVEEIKEKQSFLCIGLDVDLDKIPVHLLGLQDPIFEFNKAIIDATHKLCVAYKPNIAFYEAYGLKGWASLQKTIDYLNQNHPKIFTIADAKRGDIGNTGTRYAKAFLEDLDFDSITVAPYMGRDSVEPFLEYQAKFAILLALTSNEGAFDFQTKNNGGEELYKQVLKTSINYKNSERLMYVVGATKAEYFKEIRKIVPDSFLLVPGVGAQGGSLQDVCKFGMTENIGLLVNSSRGIIYASNGGDFAEKAKEKAEELQLEMKQELLSYSK